A window of the Lactuca sativa cultivar Salinas chromosome 5, Lsat_Salinas_v11, whole genome shotgun sequence genome harbors these coding sequences:
- the LOC128134128 gene encoding uncharacterized protein LOC128134128, which produces MGGGGSGGGDGRWWLQGVVVMVDVCGGGGRRWRRHWGGSGGGGGDGRWWLQVVVVVVMVGVCGGGGGVVGGGDCSCGGGGSGNDGGGDGGSSSGGDGGSGDKWWRWMVVVTAGDCGVC; this is translated from the exons ATGGGTgggggtggtagtggtggtggcgatGGTAGGTGGTGGTTGCAGGGGGTGGTAGTAATGGTTGATGTTTGTGGTGGTGGAGGTAGGCGGTGGCGACGACATTG gggtggtagtggtggtggtggtggcgatggTAGGTGGTGGttgcaggtggtggtggtggtagtaatgGTTGGtgtttgtggtggtggtggtggag tggttggTGGTGGAGACTGTAGTTGTGGTGGTGGCGGTAGTGGTAACGATGGTGGTGGCGATGGTGGTAGCagtagtggtggtgatggtggtagcGGTGACAAGTGGTGGCGGTGGATGGTGGTAGTGACGGCAGGTGATTGTGGTGTTTGTTAA
- the LOC111906203 gene encoding probable pathogenesis-related protein ARB_02861 — translation MDIWVLTNTTITCRHCHHPPSPLVTATTITTTTATTIATTIVTTTAATTTTVSTTNHYHHHHQLPPPPPQTPTITTTTTCNHHLPSPPPPTIATTTYHCHHNHLPPPQTPTITTTNTTCNHHLPSPPPPPLPPHPSPATTNYWITKDNEDIH, via the coding sequence ATGGATATATGGGTATTAACAAACACCACAATCACCTGCCGTCACTGCCACCACCCACCGTCACCACTTGTCACCGCTACCACCATCACCACTACTACTGCTACCACCATCGCCACCACCATCGTTACCACTACCGCCGCCACCACAACTACAGTCTCCACCActaaccactaccaccaccaccaccagctaccacctccaccaccacaaaCACCAACcattactaccaccaccacctgcAACCACCACCTACCATCGCCACCACCACCTACCATTGCCACCACCACGTACCACTGCCATCACAACCACCTACCTCCACCACAAACACCAACCATTACTACCACCAACACCACCTGCAACCACCACCTACCATCACCGCCACCACCGCCACTACCACCCCACCCGTCACCTGCCACCACCAACTATTGGATTACTAAAGATAATGAAGATATCCACTGA